In the Campylobacter sp. RM6914 genome, one interval contains:
- a CDS encoding NAD-dependent epimerase: protein MKILVTGTAGFIGFHLANALAKRGDEVVGYDNINDYYDVNLKLARLKNAGFDVSEIEERKLITSKTNANLKFIKADLADKEVLENLFKEYKFDCVVNLAAQAGVRYSLINPQAYIDSNITGFLNILECCRHNKTANLVYASSSSVYGLNENMPFSTHEAVNHPISLYAVTKKSNEMMAHTYSHLFGVPTTGLRFFTVYGPWGRPDMALFLFTEAALKGKSIDVFNHGKMKRDFTYVDDIVKGIIKCVDNPAKPNPKWNAKNPDPATSSAPFKVYNIGNNSPVELMDYIKAVEIRIGREIEKNFMPLQAGDVPATFADVSDLVEDFNYKPNTSVNDGVARFVEWYSEFYGVQI from the coding sequence ATGAAAATTTTAGTAACTGGAACGGCTGGATTTATCGGCTTTCACCTAGCAAATGCGCTAGCAAAACGCGGTGATGAGGTCGTTGGATATGACAATATAAACGACTACTACGACGTAAATTTAAAACTAGCGCGTCTTAAAAATGCCGGTTTTGACGTGAGTGAGATAGAGGAAAGAAAGCTAATTACCTCAAAAACAAATGCAAATTTAAAATTTATAAAAGCAGATCTAGCCGATAAAGAGGTGCTTGAAAATTTATTTAAAGAGTATAAATTTGACTGCGTGGTAAATCTAGCCGCACAAGCTGGAGTTCGCTACTCGCTTATCAATCCACAAGCTTATATAGATAGTAATATCACGGGCTTTTTAAACATTTTAGAGTGCTGTCGCCACAACAAAACAGCAAACTTGGTTTACGCAAGCTCAAGCTCGGTTTACGGGCTAAATGAGAATATGCCGTTTTCTACTCACGAAGCGGTAAATCACCCGATAAGCCTTTACGCGGTAACAAAAAAGAGCAACGAGATGATGGCGCATACTTACAGCCACCTCTTTGGTGTGCCGACCACTGGTCTACGCTTTTTCACCGTTTATGGTCCTTGGGGACGCCCTGATATGGCGCTATTTTTATTTACCGAAGCTGCACTTAAGGGCAAGAGCATAGATGTCTTTAATCACGGCAAGATGAAGCGCGACTTTACCTACGTGGATGATATCGTAAAAGGTATCATAAAATGCGTGGACAACCCAGCTAAGCCAAACCCAAAATGGAACGCGAAAAATCCTGATCCAGCGACTTCAAGTGCGCCGTTTAAGGTCTATAATATAGGCAACAACAGCCCAGTTGAACTCATGGACTACATAAAGGCGGTTGAGATAAGGATAGGGCGCGAGATAGAGAAAAATTTCATGCCACTTCAGGCTGGCGACGTGCCTGCGACATTTGCTGACGTGAGTGATCTTGTAGAGGATTTTAACTACAAGCCAAACACAAGCGTGAACGACGGTGTGGCGAGATTTGTCGAGTGGTATAGCGAGTTTTACGGAGTTCAAATTTAG
- the exbB gene encoding TonB-system energizer ExbB, with protein MELLKGNLDYIIIGILGFMSFFVIWYSIERMIYYAKVDITQFKAIETLEEALTKNLTTLYIVYSNAPYIGLLGTVGGIMITFYDMGMAGGIDTKSIMIGLSLALKATAFGLLVAIPTLMIYNGFVRKVDVILNRYKAYNALK; from the coding sequence ATGGAATTATTAAAAGGCAACCTCGACTACATTATTATAGGGATTTTAGGCTTTATGAGCTTTTTTGTTATTTGGTATAGCATTGAGCGCATGATTTATTACGCAAAAGTCGATATAACGCAATTTAAAGCCATAGAAACGCTCGAAGAAGCACTTACTAAAAATTTAACAACACTTTATATTGTGTATTCAAACGCTCCTTATATCGGGCTTTTAGGCACGGTTGGCGGTATCATGATAACATTTTACGACATGGGTATGGCAGGAGGGATCGATACAAAAAGTATTATGATAGGTCTTTCTTTGGCACTTAAGGCAACGGCATTTGGCCTGCTAGTAGCGATACCTACGCTCATGATCTACAACGGCTTTGTAAGAAAGGTCGATGTCATACTAAACCGCTATAAGGCATACAATGCGCTTAAATAG
- a CDS encoding 3'-5' exonuclease, producing MARNYICVFDCETIPDVSLLRRIYGYRGDDMSVCQQAFSAQKAASGSEFLPVMFHKTVVISAVMADEYGKFLRVNTMEGANEREILAKFIKFINEYNPRIVSFNGRGFDLPMIMVRAMKYNLSAPSYFESENRELNKNKWENYRSRYDGKFHLDLLDHISDFGSVRGLKLDTLCASLNLPGKYDVHGDQVTELFFSGEIAKINEYCESDVLNTYWLFLKYELLRGNLTSEDYASYLNVMSEFLLNERPKMSYTDVFCDAVESEILRLEGKSEYEEEFQEHFEDENFADEDLGRVEPKELDEHLAKVGLDGILQKGAVNLKNKKRENLELNEQLPEINLDDE from the coding sequence ATGGCTAGAAATTACATTTGCGTATTTGACTGCGAGACGATACCTGATGTTTCGCTTTTAAGGCGCATTTACGGATATAGGGGAGATGATATGAGTGTGTGTCAGCAGGCATTTAGTGCGCAAAAAGCCGCAAGCGGAAGTGAGTTTTTGCCTGTGATGTTTCATAAAACGGTGGTTATATCTGCGGTTATGGCTGATGAATACGGTAAATTTTTGCGCGTAAACACTATGGAAGGAGCAAATGAGAGAGAAATTTTGGCCAAATTTATCAAATTTATAAACGAGTATAATCCACGCATAGTTAGCTTTAACGGAAGAGGGTTTGACCTTCCTATGATAATGGTAAGGGCGATGAAATATAACTTAAGCGCGCCTTCGTATTTTGAGAGCGAAAACCGCGAGTTAAATAAAAATAAATGGGAAAACTACAGAAGTAGATATGACGGTAAATTTCATCTTGATTTGCTTGATCATATTAGTGATTTTGGCTCAGTTAGAGGTCTAAAGCTAGACACACTTTGTGCTTCGTTAAATTTACCTGGCAAATACGATGTGCACGGCGATCAAGTCACCGAACTCTTTTTTAGCGGCGAGATAGCGAAGATAAACGAATACTGTGAATCAGACGTACTAAATACATACTGGCTGTTTTTAAAATACGAGCTTTTGCGTGGAAATTTAACGTCAGAAGACTATGCTAGCTACCTAAATGTGATGAGTGAATTTTTACTAAATGAGCGTCCTAAAATGAGTTATACGGATGTTTTCTGTGATGCGGTAGAGAGCGAAATTTTAAGACTTGAGGGCAAGAGTGAGTATGAAGAAGAATTTCAAGAGCACTTTGAAGATGAAAATTTTGCAGATGAAGACCTTGGGCGGGTCGAACCTAAAGAGCTTGATGAACATCTGGCAAAAGTCGGACTTGATGGGATCTTGCAAAAAGGTGCGGTAAATTTAAAAAACAAAAAACGTGAAAATTTAGAATTAAACGAGCAATTACCTGAGATAAATTTAGATGATGAGTAA
- a CDS encoding energy transducer TonB, protein MKTLQSQLSLNKFSNFSGFTVSALVHAFFVVFLLHHPFEQIKPAENKSIKINLHSFNVPTSTVEISSAPQIAPEVMIPEPTPPAPVLPPKEAEKPKPIQPIKEIKPQPKKMERKKVEKKIEKPKEIAPLQPTLTQNTPPANVANPNNLPTTNAVQAAAPIAKIAELNLSNSAGSEEFKKIVDAIVKNQRYPKNAKKMRQQGVAEVKFLIRKNGSVDEIKIAKSSGYASLDEGAINNVKRASKDFPMLGADYYINIPISFRLL, encoded by the coding sequence ATGAAAACTTTGCAATCACAACTATCACTAAATAAATTCTCAAATTTTAGCGGATTTACTGTATCCGCTTTGGTTCACGCATTTTTTGTCGTATTTTTACTCCATCACCCTTTTGAGCAGATAAAACCTGCCGAAAACAAATCCATAAAGATAAACTTACACTCGTTTAACGTCCCGACATCAACAGTTGAAATTTCAAGCGCTCCACAGATAGCACCTGAGGTTATGATACCAGAGCCCACTCCTCCTGCTCCTGTGTTACCGCCAAAAGAGGCAGAAAAGCCAAAGCCTATCCAACCGATAAAAGAGATAAAACCTCAACCAAAAAAGATGGAAAGAAAAAAGGTTGAGAAAAAGATAGAAAAACCAAAAGAGATCGCCCCTTTGCAACCTACCCTAACACAAAATACACCTCCCGCTAACGTGGCTAATCCAAACAATTTACCGACGACTAATGCCGTTCAAGCAGCAGCTCCGATTGCAAAAATAGCTGAGCTAAATTTATCAAACTCTGCAGGCAGCGAAGAGTTTAAAAAGATAGTTGATGCGATAGTAAAAAACCAGCGATATCCCAAAAATGCAAAGAAAATGCGCCAACAAGGTGTCGCAGAAGTAAAATTTCTCATACGAAAAAACGGTTCGGTAGACGAGATAAAGATAGCCAAAAGTTCAGGATATGCAAGTCTTGACGAGGGAGCTATAAACAACGTAAAGCGTGCGAGTAAGGACTTTCCGATGCTTGGCGCGGATTATTACATAAACATTCCGATCTCATTTAGACTTTTATGA
- a CDS encoding DNA ligase: MKMLFALFLVFVASCFAKEPMLLKVYKGDENLSTWMMSEKLDGVRGIWNGNTLKSRANLAISTPKSWLSCFPNFSLDGEIYSRSLDFERITSIVNSSQDKGWSELEYHVFDLPNEDGSLIQRLEILRNYLDKNPCPQIKIIEQLPAISHENVVKFLDKVTLNGGEGVVVRDPNASYQSGRSDKILKLKKFLDDECEIIKINAGRGKFQGFMGSLTCRNLKDAATFKIGSGFSDKMRKNPPAIGTIITYKYQNLTKNGLPRFPVFLRIREGH, encoded by the coding sequence ATGAAAATGCTCTTTGCTTTATTTTTGGTGTTTGTAGCGAGTTGTTTTGCTAAAGAGCCAATGCTTCTTAAAGTCTATAAGGGCGATGAAAATTTAAGCACATGGATGATGAGTGAGAAGCTTGACGGTGTGCGTGGAATTTGGAATGGCAATACCTTAAAAAGCAGGGCAAATTTAGCCATATCCACACCCAAATCCTGGCTGTCGTGCTTCCCAAATTTTAGCCTTGACGGTGAAATTTACAGTCGCTCTCTTGACTTTGAACGCATAACTTCTATTGTAAACAGTAGCCAAGACAAGGGCTGGAGCGAGTTAGAGTATCATGTCTTTGATCTACCAAATGAAGATGGCAGTCTTATACAAAGACTTGAAATTTTAAGGAATTACCTAGATAAAAATCCTTGCCCGCAAATAAAAATCATAGAGCAACTACCAGCCATCTCGCACGAAAATGTAGTAAAATTTCTTGATAAGGTAACCTTAAATGGCGGCGAGGGTGTTGTCGTGCGCGATCCAAACGCTAGCTATCAAAGTGGCAGAAGCGATAAAATTTTAAAACTCAAGAAATTTTTAGACGATGAGTGCGAGATTATAAAGATAAATGCGGGTAGGGGTAAATTTCAAGGATTTATGGGAAGCCTTACTTGTAGAAATTTAAAAGATGCTGCGACTTTTAAGATAGGCTCGGGCTTTAGTGATAAAATGCGTAAAAATCCACCTGCAATAGGCACGATAATAACTTATAAATATCAAAATTTAACCAAAAACGGGCTGCCGAGATTTCCTGTGTTTTTAAGGATTAGAGAGGGGCATTAA
- the exbD gene encoding TonB system transport protein ExbD translates to MRLNRKDGLNIVPFIDIMLVLLAIVLSISTFIAQGNIPIDLPSSNSAKQEKDDKKVSIVIDKDNKIFIDETEVYDEELKDKLSNVDPKMLIELRSDKESKFDTFVKVIDILKEKQHENFAITTITK, encoded by the coding sequence ATGCGCTTAAATAGAAAAGACGGGCTAAATATCGTTCCTTTTATCGATATTATGCTTGTTTTGCTTGCCATTGTGCTTAGTATCTCGACATTTATAGCACAGGGAAATATCCCTATAGATCTGCCTAGTTCAAATAGTGCAAAACAAGAGAAAGACGATAAAAAAGTGAGTATAGTTATTGATAAAGATAATAAGATTTTTATCGATGAAACAGAGGTTTATGACGAAGAGCTTAAAGACAAGCTTAGCAATGTCGACCCTAAAATGCTCATCGAACTTAGAAGTGACAAAGAGTCTAAATTTGACACTTTCGTCAAGGTTATTGATATTTTAAAAGAAAAACAACATGAAAACTTTGCAATCACAACTATCACTAAATAA
- a CDS encoding FAD-dependent oxidoreductase, with the protein MRQKHFEVVIVGAGISGTALFYELAAFTDIKRVALLEKYEGVATLNSNGRCNSQTIHCGDIETNYTLEKAKRVNKVAKMPIKYGLKYGYEGKFMFSHQKMVLAVGDEEVQKLTARYGEFKEVFPYLELYSKEDLKQIEPNVVFDINANPRSENIVAMGTKEGQYTTVDFGAMSDSLVKNAQKIGGDGYELSLNCNVLDIKKVGDTFYLKTSDSQSIGADYVVVDAGAHSLYLAHKMGYGMHLSTLPVAGSFYFAKKNFLKGKVYMMQNDKLPFAALHGDPDILANGNTRFGPTALVMPKLERYHGNSSFFEFLSALKFDRNVLEVFVNLMKDEDIRSYVLRNFLFEIPFINKKEFVKDARKIVPSLREDDLFYAKNFGGVRPQVVDRLNKKLDLGEGRISTNNGISFNMTPSPGATSCFETARVDLEQICKFLNKNFDKEKFKEEFLD; encoded by the coding sequence ATGCGGCAGAAACATTTCGAAGTAGTTATAGTTGGCGCAGGTATCAGCGGGACGGCACTGTTTTATGAGTTAGCGGCTTTTACGGACATAAAACGAGTGGCCCTTTTGGAAAAATATGAAGGAGTAGCTACTCTAAACTCAAACGGCAGATGTAACTCGCAGACGATTCATTGTGGTGACATCGAGACGAACTACACACTAGAAAAAGCAAAACGGGTCAATAAAGTAGCAAAAATGCCGATAAAATACGGTCTAAAATACGGCTATGAGGGCAAATTTATGTTTTCTCATCAAAAGATGGTTTTGGCTGTTGGCGACGAAGAGGTGCAAAAACTTACGGCAAGATACGGTGAATTTAAAGAAGTGTTTCCTTATCTTGAGCTTTATTCTAAAGAGGACTTAAAGCAGATAGAGCCAAATGTTGTATTTGACATAAATGCCAATCCCCGCTCCGAAAATATAGTGGCTATGGGCACAAAAGAAGGTCAATACACAACGGTTGACTTTGGTGCGATGTCTGACTCTCTCGTAAAAAACGCTCAAAAAATAGGCGGAGACGGTTATGAGCTAAGTCTAAATTGCAATGTCCTTGATATAAAAAAAGTTGGCGATACGTTTTATCTAAAAACAAGCGACAGCCAGTCGATTGGTGCTGATTATGTTGTGGTTGATGCGGGTGCTCACTCGCTCTATCTTGCTCATAAAATGGGCTATGGAATGCACCTTAGCACGCTGCCGGTGGCGGGAAGTTTTTACTTTGCAAAGAAAAATTTTCTAAAAGGCAAGGTTTATATGATGCAAAATGACAAGTTGCCTTTTGCTGCGCTTCACGGAGATCCGGACATCCTTGCAAACGGCAATACCCGCTTTGGACCTACTGCTCTTGTCATGCCAAAGCTTGAGAGATATCATGGAAATTCAAGCTTTTTTGAATTTTTAAGTGCTTTGAAATTTGACAGAAATGTGCTTGAAGTTTTTGTAAATTTAATGAAAGATGAAGACATTCGCTCTTATGTTTTAAGAAATTTCTTGTTTGAGATCCCTTTTATAAATAAAAAAGAATTTGTTAAAGATGCCCGTAAAATCGTGCCTAGCTTAAGAGAGGATGATCTTTTTTATGCTAAAAATTTTGGAGGTGTAAGACCTCAAGTTGTGGATAGGCTTAATAAAAAGCTTGATCTTGGCGAGGGCAGGATAAGCACAAATAACGGCATAAGCTTTAACATGACGCCAAGTCCGGGAGCTACAAGTTGTTTTGAGACGGCTCGTGTTGATTTGGAACAGATCTGTAAATTTTTAAATAAAAATTTTGATAAAGAGAAATTTAAAGAGGAATTTTTGGACTAA